A portion of the Thunnus albacares chromosome 5, fThuAlb1.1, whole genome shotgun sequence genome contains these proteins:
- the igfbp6b gene encoding insulin-like growth factor-binding protein 6b, with product MPILSNLTTVVLLLIAHCGSWTGANRLGTFKVCPSCRDPLGAGRPPRDHNVAGSTSVLAQGEPCGVYTLSCAKGLRCVPPPREHSPLQALLQGRGICAKHSRTSPTERPHPTGPHPSHSGDIEKAPCRKLLNSVLRGLELTIFQSDRDIYIPNCDTRGFYRKKQCRSSKGMQRGHCWCVDELGTPVPSHASEDGTLPCDGE from the exons ATGCCTATCCTTTCTAACTTAACAACCGTTGTTTTGTTGCTGATTGCTCACTGCGGATCATGGACCGGGGCAAACCGCTTGGGCACCTTCAAGGTCTGTCCCTCCTGCAGGGATCCACTGGGGGCAGGTCGGCCCCCCAGGGACCATAATGTTGCCGGCAGCACGTCAGTGTTGGCCCAGGGAGAGCCCTGTGGTGTGTACACCCTGAGCTGTGCCAAGGGGCTCCGCTGTGTTCCCCCACCAAGGGAGCACAGCCCCCTCCAGGCTCTGTTGCAGGGAAGGGGCATTTGCGCCAAGCACAGCAGGACTAGTCCCACTGAGAGGCCCCACCCCACAG GTCCCCATCCCTCACACAGTGGTGACATTGAAAAA GCACCCTGCCGCAAACTGCTCAATAGTGTCCTGAGAGGTCTCGAGCTGACGATCTTCCAGTCTGACCGTGACATCTATATACCCAACTGTGACACTCGTGGGTTCTACAGGAAAAAGCAG TGCCGCTCCTCCAAGGGCATGCAGCGTGGCCATTGCTGGTGCGTGGATGAGCTCGGCACGCCCGTGCCCTCACATGCCAGCGAAGATGGCACTTTACCGTGCGATGGGGAGTGA